The window CAATGAGCCCCGGCTTGTGACCGGGGCTCCTGTCTGGCGGCTAAGAACCGCCGAAAATATTCCCAGTGAGGGGGTCAATTCCGACAGCGCTTTCGCCTATTTACCAGAAGCCCACGTCATGGACCCCTCTCCCCATCCTCACTGACGGGTTCAAACCGGGAGGGCGTGGTTATCCCGCTTATCCTTCAACGCTATTGACGTCTCGGGGGCGGCATGTTTCCGGCGCCTGAAGACGTAGCATGTTAGCTCCTCTGCAAACGCGGGGAGGACATGGTTATCGCGTGGCCCACCGACAAGAACATCCCCAAGGCAAATTAGGACGTTTTCCAGCAAATACGGACAGCACCCAACCCCTCTTGCGGAACGCTTAAGGAACGGCTAGGGTACGTTCACGCTTTGTCCAGACAACCTGGAAGGAGCGCCCCGCCGGCCGAGCACCAGGAGGCTTGATGCTCACCGAAAAACAAAAAGAGCTGCTGCTCTTCATCCACGCGCGCATGCAGGACAAAGGCGTGCCGCCGTCCTTCGACGAGATGAAGGATGCACTCGACCTGAAGTCCAAGTCCGGCATCCACCGGCTGATCACGGCCCTCGTCGAGCGCGGCTTCATCCGCCGCCTTCCCCACCGGGCCCGCGCTATCGAAGTCATTCGCCTTCCCGAAAACCAGACGACCCCCGCCGTGCCCAAGCGCGCCGGCTTCCAACCGAGTGTCATCGAGGGCAGCCGCAGCCGCGAATTGTCTACGCCGCCCTCGACTATGATCGACAGCCGCACGGTGTCGGTGCCGGTCATGGGCCGCATCGCCGCCGGCACCCCGATCAGCGCCATCCAGAACCACAGCCACGACATCGCCTGCCCGCCGGACCTCCTCACCAACGGCGAGCATTTCGCCCTCGAGGTGAAGGGCGACTCGATGATCGAGGCGGGTATTCTCGACGGCGACACGGTGATCATCCGCCGCTGCGACACCGCCGAGAACGGCGACATCGTCGTCGCCCTGGTGGATCAGGAGGAGGCTACCCTCAAGCGGCTACGCAAGAAGGGCACCACCATCGCCCTCGAAGCCGCCAACCCCGAGTTCAAGACGCGCATCTTCGGCCCCGATCAGGTCGACATCCAGGGGCGCCTCGTCGGGTTGATGCGCCGCTACTGAAGGCCGGCGGTGCGCCGCCCCTCCGGGTCGAACCCGGCGGGTGCGCCGCGCCGGGCCGGCATCGACCAGGGGCGGGTGCCGCGCGTCCGGGCGACCGTTTCGACACGGATGCTGCCGTCGGCGCCGATATAGAGCGCGTGCGTGCCCTCGCGGCGCGCGGCGAAGAAATCGACAACCGTCTTGGGCGTGGCGCAGCCGCGCGGACTGACCAGGGGTGAAACGAGGATCGCCGCCCGTCGGCAGTCCTCGGCGAAGGCCGCGGGATGTCGTGCCACCGCCACGTCGAGGCCTTTCACCCGGGAGCGGCAGCCGATGCCGTCGCAGGTGAAGGCCCGCGCTTTAGCCGCCTCCTCGACGGCACCCGGTGAGCCATCGTGCTCGAGCCAGCGCTCCAGCTCGAAGTTGGCGCTGCGCGCGCCGATTGCCGACAACACGCCCCCCTCCCCGCGTACGGCGACAAGCTCCCCGTCGCTGCCGATGAGAATGTCGGGGGCCGGCAGCGTCGGTGCCAGGGCAACCCCGCCGGCGATCAGCGCCACGCCGGCGAAGCGCCAGCGCGTCTGCCACAGCATCAGCCACAAACCACCCGCCACCATCAGCAGGAACGCCAGCGTCGGCATCGCCGGAACCGGGAGCACCGCGCCCGGCAGCTCCGCCACGCGACGCGCCGTCCACACCATCGCGTCGATGCCCCAGCCCATCACCCAGAGCGGATAGGCTTCGAGCCCGAACGGCATGGCGACCAGCGCCGCCAGAGCCGCCGGCATGACCAGCAGGTTGCACACCGGCAGGGCGATGAGGTTGGCGATGACGGCGAACTGCTGGCTCTTGTGGAAGTGATAGGCGGCGAACGGCGCCACCGCGGCGCTGGCTATTAGAGTCGACAGCACGATACCGGCAAAGAACACGGCGAGCCGTCCCGCACCGCCCTCCATCAGCGACGCCCAGAGATCGCGCTGGCGCAGGGCCTCGTACACCGCGACCAGCGCCAGCACCGCGGCAAACGACATCTGGAAGCCGACGTCGAACAGGCTTTCGGGAAACGCG of the Hyphomicrobium album genome contains:
- the lexA gene encoding transcriptional repressor LexA, with the protein product MLTEKQKELLLFIHARMQDKGVPPSFDEMKDALDLKSKSGIHRLITALVERGFIRRLPHRARAIEVIRLPENQTTPAVPKRAGFQPSVIEGSRSRELSTPPSTMIDSRTVSVPVMGRIAAGTPISAIQNHSHDIACPPDLLTNGEHFALEVKGDSMIEAGILDGDTVIIRRCDTAENGDIVVALVDQEEATLKRLRKKGTTIALEAANPEFKTRIFGPDQVDIQGRLVGLMRRY
- a CDS encoding ComEC/Rec2 family competence protein; this translates as MDAASGRISRCPSNRRWCSLWFPWSSCSPGAGRARGGGRSARCSLQRCWRQASASRSPKSASNGCGHRCWSGRSTAPRCTAGSSRSSPRRGGGQRFTLRVVALGDLAVAARPARVRVSLTRATPEVAAGTAVHLRATLMPPSEPALPGDYDFGRQAWFAGIGAVGYSLSAPVVDANAGDPPLDLRLWAWVQRLRQGIGARIAAALPGERGAIATALITGERGGISEATNEAFRDSGILHILSISGFHMAIMAGSVFFIVRLGLACFPAIALRYPIKKWAAAAALIAALAYLMISGAAFATVRSTIMIGIMFLAVLLDRPALALRNVVLAATLILIAFPESLFDVGFQMSFAAVLALVAVYEALRQRDLWASLMEGGAGRLAVFFAGIVLSTLIASAAVAPFAAYHFHKSQQFAVIANLIALPVCNLLVMPAALAALVAMPFGLEAYPLWVMGWGIDAMVWTARRVAELPGAVLPVPAMPTLAFLLMVAGGLWLMLWQTRWRFAGVALIAGGVALAPTLPAPDILIGSDGELVAVRGEGGVLSAIGARSANFELERWLEHDGSPGAVEEAAKARAFTCDGIGCRSRVKGLDVAVARHPAAFAEDCRRAAILVSPLVSPRGCATPKTVVDFFAARREGTHALYIGADGSIRVETVARTRGTRPWSMPARRGAPAGFDPEGRRTAGLQ